From Humisphaera borealis, the proteins below share one genomic window:
- a CDS encoding ABC transporter ATP-binding protein, with protein MPILDVIDYHKAYGDFVAVDSLSFGVEGGQIVGLLGPNGAGKTTTMRAIAGIIPPTRGQLKVDGFEITADPVGAKKRLAYVPDDPRLFETLTVWEHLQFIATAYEVPDLDVYGQVLLEKFELTEKRDTLAQELSRGMRQKVAICCAYLHRPRLLLLDEPLTGLDPRGIRTMKQSLVEQAALGNAVVISSHLLSLVEGLCTHLLIVNRGKKLFLGSPEEARTAFSNVGDDSLEEVFFRATEAGEVSR; from the coding sequence ATGCCGATTCTCGACGTCATCGACTACCACAAGGCCTACGGCGACTTTGTCGCGGTGGACTCGCTTTCGTTCGGCGTGGAAGGCGGGCAGATCGTCGGGCTGCTCGGGCCAAACGGCGCGGGCAAGACGACCACCATGCGGGCGATCGCCGGCATTATCCCGCCGACGCGCGGGCAACTGAAGGTCGACGGCTTCGAGATCACCGCCGACCCCGTGGGCGCCAAGAAACGCCTGGCGTACGTCCCCGACGACCCCCGGCTGTTCGAGACCCTCACCGTCTGGGAACACCTGCAGTTCATCGCGACCGCGTATGAAGTCCCTGACCTGGACGTTTACGGCCAGGTGCTGCTGGAGAAGTTCGAACTGACGGAAAAACGCGACACCCTAGCCCAGGAGTTGTCCCGAGGCATGCGCCAGAAGGTCGCGATCTGCTGTGCCTACCTGCATCGCCCGCGGCTGCTGCTGCTCGATGAGCCGCTGACCGGCCTCGACCCGCGCGGCATCCGCACGATGAAGCAGTCCCTCGTCGAGCAGGCGGCGCTGGGGAACGCGGTGGTGATCAGCTCTCACCTGCTGTCGCTGGTGGAGGGGCTCTGCACGCATCTGCTGATCGTCAATCGCGGGAAGAAGCTGTTTCTCGGCAGCCCGGAAGAAGCCCGGACGGCGTTTTCGAATGTGGGCGATGACTCTCTGGAGGAAGTCTTTTTTCGCGCGACAGAAGCCGGTGAGGTGTCACGGTGA
- a CDS encoding metalloregulator ArsR/SmtB family transcription factor: MVKRTPKPDALLAWMDGLADETRLRLVRLLERHELSVAELCEIIQLPQSTVSRHLKVLSEQEWVRSRSQGTTNLYRTVLDELDPTPRKLWLIAREQTEGWATTAQDELRLNQTLRKRQSDPQAFFAGAAGQWDKLRGELYGRNFSAAALLALLPKDLTVADLGCGTGPLIADLAPHVAKIIGIDNSSDMLKAAKKRLADAPNVDLRRGDLANLPIDDACCDAALLVLALTYVPEPKSAIAEAARVLKPGGKLVVVDLLPHDRDDFRRQMGQLSLGLSPEFVAGAMNDAKLHETNIRPLPPEASAKGPALFLATGLKPN; encoded by the coding sequence ATGGTCAAAAGAACGCCCAAGCCCGATGCCCTGCTCGCCTGGATGGACGGCTTGGCCGATGAGACCCGTCTGCGGCTGGTCCGCCTGCTCGAACGGCACGAGTTATCGGTCGCCGAGCTGTGCGAGATCATCCAGTTGCCCCAGTCCACCGTCAGCAGACATCTGAAAGTGCTTTCGGAGCAGGAGTGGGTGCGAAGTCGCAGCCAGGGAACGACGAACTTATATCGTACCGTCCTCGACGAGCTCGATCCGACGCCGCGAAAGCTCTGGCTGATCGCCCGCGAGCAGACCGAAGGCTGGGCGACGACGGCCCAGGACGAACTGAGGCTGAACCAGACGCTGCGAAAGCGGCAATCCGACCCGCAGGCGTTTTTCGCCGGTGCGGCCGGGCAGTGGGACAAGCTGCGTGGCGAGCTGTACGGCCGAAACTTCTCGGCGGCCGCACTGCTCGCCCTTCTGCCGAAGGATCTGACCGTCGCCGACCTCGGTTGCGGCACCGGCCCGCTGATCGCCGACCTGGCGCCACACGTGGCGAAGATCATCGGCATCGACAACTCGTCGGACATGCTGAAAGCCGCGAAAAAGCGGCTGGCCGACGCGCCGAATGTCGATCTACGTCGGGGCGACCTGGCGAACCTGCCGATCGACGACGCCTGCTGCGACGCGGCACTGCTGGTGCTGGCACTGACGTACGTCCCCGAGCCAAAGTCGGCGATCGCCGAGGCGGCACGGGTGCTGAAACCCGGCGGCAAGCTGGTCGTAGTCGACCTGCTGCCGCACGACCGGGATGACTTTCGCCGGCAGATGGGACAGTTGTCCCTCGGGCTGTCGCCGGAGTTCGTCGCCGGTGCGATGAACGACGCGAAGCTGCACGAAACAAACATCAGGCCCCTGCCGCCCGAAGCGTCGGCGAAGGGCCCGGCACTTTTCCTGGCGACCGGCCTGAAACCGAACTAA
- a CDS encoding carbonic anhydrase produces the protein MQRSKLLRLLGAVTFVSVGAAVTLADSHGGHAKEPSPAAHGAPAPAPTASVAVDAHGAAPSATLPAAAAHAPATGMPADEAIKKLTAGNDRFVAGTPARPNQNQSRLCDTFANGQHPFAGVLSCADSRVPPELIFDTGIGDLFVVRIAGNVADVDEVGSLEYAVEHLGINLIVVMGHAKCGAVTAVVDKAHVTPNIEKLVDNIAPAADEARKSFPQLTGPRLVEKAIRANVRQSIADLSSRSELLREKFKSGKLKAIGCVYNLHTGEADWLEPSEKPVAQDAGVVAPGGTAGKGGHGAADEHAAPKKDPHGDPHSAVPAPADGPASPESAKEHNFVALGGLLGGGAAVSYAIIHLINGRRS, from the coding sequence ATGCAGCGATCAAAACTTCTTCGTCTTCTGGGCGCCGTTACCTTCGTGAGCGTCGGCGCGGCCGTCACGCTGGCGGATTCGCACGGCGGACATGCGAAAGAGCCGTCGCCGGCAGCGCACGGAGCACCCGCCCCGGCGCCTACCGCAAGTGTGGCCGTCGATGCCCACGGCGCCGCCCCGTCTGCCACTCTACCCGCGGCCGCGGCCCACGCGCCCGCCACGGGAATGCCCGCCGACGAGGCGATCAAAAAGCTGACGGCCGGAAACGACCGGTTCGTCGCCGGGACACCCGCCCGGCCGAATCAGAACCAGTCGCGGCTGTGCGACACCTTCGCCAACGGCCAGCACCCCTTTGCAGGGGTTCTCTCCTGTGCCGACAGCCGCGTGCCGCCGGAACTGATCTTCGACACCGGCATCGGGGACCTTTTCGTCGTGCGCATCGCGGGAAATGTCGCCGATGTCGATGAAGTCGGCTCGCTCGAATACGCAGTCGAACATCTGGGGATCAACCTGATCGTCGTCATGGGTCACGCCAAGTGCGGTGCGGTGACGGCGGTGGTGGATAAGGCGCACGTGACGCCGAACATCGAAAAACTCGTCGACAACATCGCGCCCGCCGCCGACGAGGCCCGCAAATCGTTCCCACAGCTCACCGGCCCTCGCCTGGTGGAAAAGGCGATCCGGGCGAACGTTCGGCAGTCGATCGCCGACCTGTCGTCGCGTAGTGAACTGCTCCGCGAGAAGTTCAAGAGCGGCAAGCTCAAGGCGATCGGCTGCGTTTACAACCTGCACACCGGCGAGGCCGACTGGCTGGAACCGTCGGAAAAGCCGGTCGCACAGGATGCCGGCGTTGTCGCACCCGGTGGGACTGCCGGCAAAGGTGGACACGGCGCGGCCGACGAACATGCCGCACCGAAAAAGGATCCGCACGGCGATCCACATTCCGCCGTCCCCGCCCCTGCCGATGGCCCGGCATCGCCAGAATCGGCCAAGGAGCACAACTTCGTCGCGCTCGGCGGACTGCTGGGTGGCGGTGCGGCCGTCTCCTACGCGATCATCCACCTGATCAACGGCCGACGCTCGTAG
- a CDS encoding NAD(P)/FAD-dependent oxidoreductase, giving the protein MTVLHVKYLLVGGGAASIAAAKAIRSLDVEGSMLVVGREVHRPYLRPELSRRYLRRESTREQLYLDDPDWFNRHHVALKTGRNVSRIDPPRSAATLDSGEEVSYDFLLIATGATAAGLAIPGAQLPNLFSLRTIDDADLLRNAVETAIHEGRPHGELSELPRARGRVAVIGAGLLGVEVSASLRRMGMAVDLISGSEHPWAKQAGEATGRFVAKLLAKHGVTLHAGRHPLRLEGDSRVQRVVLDDAAKTTLDCDFAVACVGAVATKDLLRGTTIGAGKSILVDSTGRTSVPNIFAAGDCCAILDPRFGKHRWLEHWDGAQATATLAGRNMAGANETFTALPGFETEIFGVKARGWGESRLVDRRLIRGSTAADTGFAEIGIAKDGRVAQVLVVGDLDETAALRQLVWDRVNVSGREDSLRDPAVALS; this is encoded by the coding sequence ATGACCGTCCTGCACGTGAAGTATCTGCTGGTCGGAGGCGGGGCCGCGAGCATTGCGGCCGCCAAGGCGATTCGCTCGCTCGACGTCGAAGGATCCATGCTCGTCGTCGGGCGGGAGGTCCATCGGCCGTACCTGCGGCCGGAACTGAGCCGCCGGTACCTCCGTCGCGAGTCCACCCGCGAACAGCTCTATCTCGACGATCCCGACTGGTTCAATCGCCACCATGTTGCCCTCAAGACCGGCCGCAACGTTTCGCGCATCGATCCGCCACGCTCGGCGGCCACGCTCGATAGCGGCGAAGAAGTCAGCTACGACTTCCTGCTGATCGCCACCGGGGCGACGGCGGCGGGGCTGGCCATCCCCGGCGCGCAGCTTCCGAACCTGTTTTCCCTCCGCACCATCGACGACGCCGACCTGCTGCGCAACGCCGTCGAAACGGCGATCCATGAAGGTCGCCCGCACGGGGAACTGTCCGAACTGCCCCGCGCCCGCGGCCGCGTCGCTGTCATCGGCGCTGGTCTACTCGGCGTCGAAGTCTCGGCATCGCTCCGCCGCATGGGCATGGCGGTCGATCTGATTTCCGGCAGCGAACACCCCTGGGCCAAGCAGGCCGGCGAAGCCACCGGGCGGTTCGTGGCGAAGCTGCTCGCGAAGCACGGCGTCACTCTTCACGCCGGCCGGCATCCGCTACGGCTGGAAGGCGACAGTCGGGTGCAACGCGTCGTTCTCGACGACGCCGCCAAGACCACCCTCGACTGCGATTTCGCCGTCGCGTGCGTGGGTGCCGTCGCGACGAAGGACCTTCTCCGCGGCACGACCATCGGCGCGGGCAAGTCGATCCTCGTCGATTCCACCGGCCGAACGAGCGTGCCCAACATCTTCGCCGCCGGCGATTGCTGCGCGATTCTCGACCCGCGGTTCGGCAAGCACCGCTGGCTGGAACACTGGGACGGCGCACAGGCCACCGCCACCCTTGCCGGCCGCAACATGGCCGGCGCGAACGAGACGTTCACCGCGCTGCCCGGCTTCGAGACCGAGATCTTCGGCGTCAAAGCGCGGGGCTGGGGCGAGTCGCGCCTCGTCGATCGCCGACTCATCCGCGGCAGCACCGCCGCAGACACCGGCTTCGCCGAGATCGGCATCGCCAAGGACGGCCGGGTGGCACAGGTGCTTGTCGTCGGCGACCTCGACGAGACGGCGGCCCTGCGGCAACTGGTCTGGGACCGCGTCAACGTCAGCGGCCGCGAAGACAGCCTTCGCGACCCGGCGGTGGCGCTTTCCTGA
- a CDS encoding glycosyltransferase, with translation MPSPTPTTDPSTRPSLDVSIVVPALNEATNLPELARRVHSAMLAMSALPTMTSIDLGAHGRVPAAGEDGHPGTDGGGDARAPGVSYELLIVDDNSQDGTPAVCAELAKTYPLRLHVRPRPEDGLSGAVLEGFALARGRTLVVMDADLQHPPEKLPELIAAVEAGGAEFALGSRYVPGGSTAEKWSIARRINSWIATVLARPFAGPTRDPMSGFFALPRSVFERGKYLTPLGYKIGLELMCKCRVAAVKEVPIHFDTRSAGESKLTLKQQFRYLEHLSRLYDFCYPRLSPIVKFVLATGLGWLVGFAAYVLLLNLNAPPQVAIPAAYLATIATTLAFHFRYVRTQRKFLVTRSPWRDFAIVALGELIACTLANSYLLSRHWNIHTVELFVLTFAVATVARYALRKELMQDIRGLRKEKGRDS, from the coding sequence ATGCCTTCCCCAACGCCGACCACCGATCCCTCGACCCGCCCTTCGCTCGACGTGTCGATCGTGGTGCCGGCGTTGAACGAGGCGACCAACCTGCCGGAACTGGCCCGCCGGGTTCATTCGGCGATGTTGGCGATGTCTGCGCTGCCGACGATGACATCCATCGATCTAGGGGCACACGGCCGTGTGCCCGCGGCTGGCGAGGACGGTCACCCGGGGACCGATGGGGGCGGGGACGCCCGCGCTCCCGGCGTGTCCTACGAGCTGCTCATCGTCGACGACAACAGTCAGGACGGCACACCTGCCGTCTGCGCCGAACTGGCGAAGACTTACCCCCTGCGCCTGCACGTCCGCCCCCGGCCGGAAGACGGCCTGAGCGGCGCGGTGCTGGAAGGCTTCGCTTTGGCCCGCGGGCGGACGCTGGTCGTGATGGATGCCGACCTGCAGCACCCGCCGGAGAAACTGCCGGAGCTGATCGCGGCGGTGGAAGCCGGCGGCGCGGAGTTCGCCCTGGGTTCCCGTTACGTCCCCGGCGGCAGCACGGCCGAGAAGTGGTCGATCGCCCGGCGCATCAATTCCTGGATCGCTACCGTCCTGGCCCGCCCGTTCGCCGGGCCGACGCGCGACCCGATGAGCGGCTTTTTCGCGCTGCCGCGGAGCGTCTTCGAACGCGGCAAATACCTGACGCCGCTGGGCTACAAGATCGGCCTGGAGCTGATGTGCAAGTGCCGGGTGGCGGCGGTGAAGGAAGTGCCGATCCACTTCGACACGCGATCGGCCGGCGAATCGAAGCTGACGCTCAAGCAGCAGTTCCGATACCTGGAGCACCTGAGCCGGCTGTACGACTTCTGCTACCCCCGGCTGTCGCCGATCGTGAAGTTCGTCCTCGCGACCGGCCTGGGCTGGCTCGTCGGCTTCGCGGCATATGTGCTGCTGTTGAACCTGAACGCCCCGCCGCAGGTCGCGATCCCCGCCGCCTACCTCGCGACGATCGCGACGACGCTCGCGTTCCACTTCCGCTATGTGCGGACGCAGCGGAAGTTCCTGGTGACAAGGTCCCCCTGGCGGGATTTCGCGATCGTGGCGCTCGGCGAACTGATCGCCTGCACGCTCGCCAACAGCTACCTGCTGAGCCGGCACTGGAACATTCACACGGTCGAGTTGTTCGTGCTGACATTCGCCGTGGCGACCGTGGCGCGGTACGCCCTGCGGAAGGAGTTGATGCAGGACATTCGGGGGTTGAGGAAGGAAAAGGGACGGGACTCGTGA
- the ahcY gene encoding adenosylhomocysteinase, which yields MTLLADAPKSTVHSQPKSLEYKVADLNLAEWGRKELMLAEQEMPGLMACREEYGASKPLKGLKIVGSLHMTIQTGVLIETLEILGADVRWCSCNIFSTQDHAAAAIAVGRPEKGGTVSNPRGIPVFAWKGETLEEYWWCTERALDFGNGQGPDQIVDDGGDVTLLIHKGTEFEAAGKVPGADTTDNKEYKVILNLLAKTLKETPKRWTEVGKKVRGVSEETTTGVHRLYEMQKAGTLLFPAINVNDSCTKSKFDNLYGCRHSLIDGLNRATDVMISGKVAVVCGYGDVGKGCCQSLKGQGARVIVTEIDPICALQAAMEGYQVLPLEDTLSYADIYITTTGNYKIITADHMKAMKDKAIVANIGHFDNEVDMAGVEKLEEKGKVKRTNIKPQYDMYTFTETGKSVLILAEGRLMNLGCATGHPSFVMSASFTNQTIAQIELALNNEKYEKKVYVLPKKLDEKVARLHLDKLGVKLTKLTEEQAKYIGVPLDGPYKPDHYRY from the coding sequence ATGACCCTTCTCGCAGACGCCCCCAAATCCACCGTCCATTCCCAGCCCAAGAGTCTCGAGTACAAGGTCGCCGACCTGAACCTCGCCGAATGGGGCCGCAAGGAACTCATGCTCGCCGAGCAGGAAATGCCCGGCCTGATGGCCTGCCGCGAAGAATACGGCGCGTCCAAGCCCCTCAAGGGCCTGAAGATCGTCGGATCGCTGCACATGACGATTCAGACCGGCGTGCTGATCGAGACCCTCGAGATCCTGGGCGCCGATGTCCGCTGGTGCTCGTGCAACATCTTCAGCACGCAGGACCACGCCGCGGCGGCGATCGCCGTCGGCCGGCCCGAAAAGGGCGGCACGGTTTCGAACCCCCGCGGCATCCCGGTCTTCGCCTGGAAGGGCGAGACCCTCGAAGAGTACTGGTGGTGTACCGAGCGCGCCCTCGACTTCGGCAACGGCCAGGGTCCGGACCAGATCGTCGACGACGGCGGCGACGTCACCCTGCTCATCCACAAGGGCACTGAGTTCGAAGCGGCCGGCAAGGTTCCGGGAGCCGACACCACCGACAACAAGGAATACAAGGTCATCCTGAACCTGCTGGCCAAGACGCTGAAGGAAACCCCCAAGCGCTGGACCGAAGTCGGCAAGAAGGTTCGCGGCGTTTCGGAAGAAACCACCACCGGCGTTCACCGCCTGTACGAAATGCAGAAGGCCGGCACCCTGCTGTTCCCGGCTATCAACGTCAACGACAGCTGCACGAAGTCGAAGTTCGACAACCTCTACGGCTGCCGCCACTCGCTCATCGACGGCCTGAATCGCGCCACCGACGTCATGATCAGCGGCAAGGTCGCGGTCGTCTGCGGCTACGGCGACGTCGGCAAGGGCTGCTGCCAGAGCCTCAAGGGCCAGGGCGCCCGCGTTATCGTCACCGAGATCGACCCCATCTGCGCCCTGCAGGCCGCGATGGAGGGCTACCAGGTCCTTCCGCTGGAAGACACCCTGAGCTACGCCGACATCTACATCACCACCACGGGCAACTATAAGATCATCACCGCCGACCACATGAAGGCGATGAAGGACAAGGCGATCGTGGCGAACATCGGTCACTTCGACAACGAAGTCGACATGGCCGGCGTCGAGAAGCTGGAAGAGAAGGGGAAGGTCAAGCGGACGAACATCAAGCCGCAGTACGACATGTACACCTTCACCGAGACCGGCAAGAGCGTGCTGATCCTCGCCGAAGGCCGCCTGATGAACCTCGGCTGCGCCACCGGCCACCCGAGCTTCGTGATGAGCGCGAGCTTCACCAACCAGACGATCGCCCAGATCGAACTGGCCCTGAACAACGAGAAGTACGAGAAGAAGGTGTACGTGCTTCCGAAGAAGCTGGACGAAAAGGTCGCCCGGCTGCACCTGGACAAGCTCGGCGTGAAGCTGACGAAGCTGACCGAAGAGCAGGCCAAGTACATCGGCGTCCCGCTCGACGGCCCGTACAAGCCGGATCACTATCGGTATTGA
- a CDS encoding MORN repeat-containing protein — MSRSLASWIRVPALALIVFAVLGQASAQQPATQPAPTFTGAWRTTFGDMTLTQTGADVTGSYVSAGLTGVVTGKVEGRTLTFTYKEAVAEGEGVFDLSPDGATFTGKWRVKGTQPWGQWEGQRVDPAVAAAGATFAGVWNTSFGSMRLHQDGRKVHGTYAFAGRSTITGDIDEKGVLTFKYDQPDGEKGDGQFTLSAAGGSFSGTWTTVKDGKKGGGPWTGTRIVPKPGVIWLIVLEAPWEAQLRDNEFSYGLMLRTYFARIPRVQVRHRSISDEADVRRWCGEITYLAEPVVLYFSSHGTAEGLTVGGSKPIGADVLTECIRDAGNIKLLHFGTCLVAGGDIPKKIHEGLGKGATFPISGFSQAADWAGSALVDFAYLELIFTQEMSPADAAKQVRKMMTFAGEKPVGGTIIPPTGLVVIDPPAK; from the coding sequence ATGTCTCGCTCGCTCGCCTCATGGATTCGTGTCCCGGCATTGGCGCTGATCGTCTTTGCTGTGCTCGGCCAGGCCAGCGCACAGCAGCCCGCCACCCAGCCCGCCCCCACCTTCACCGGTGCGTGGCGGACGACGTTTGGCGACATGACGCTGACGCAGACCGGCGCCGATGTCACCGGGTCTTACGTCTCGGCCGGATTGACGGGTGTCGTCACCGGCAAAGTGGAGGGCCGAACGCTTACGTTCACCTATAAGGAAGCCGTCGCCGAAGGCGAAGGGGTGTTCGATCTGTCGCCGGATGGCGCGACCTTCACCGGCAAGTGGCGTGTGAAGGGCACGCAGCCGTGGGGACAGTGGGAAGGGCAGCGCGTTGACCCCGCCGTCGCGGCCGCGGGCGCCACCTTTGCCGGCGTCTGGAACACCTCCTTTGGGTCCATGCGGCTTCACCAGGACGGGCGAAAGGTCCACGGCACCTACGCCTTTGCCGGGCGGTCGACCATCACCGGCGACATCGACGAGAAAGGCGTCCTGACCTTCAAGTACGACCAGCCCGACGGCGAAAAAGGAGACGGGCAGTTCACACTCTCGGCGGCGGGCGGGTCGTTCTCCGGAACCTGGACGACTGTCAAAGACGGCAAGAAAGGTGGCGGCCCCTGGACGGGAACCCGCATCGTCCCCAAGCCCGGCGTGATCTGGCTGATCGTCCTCGAAGCCCCGTGGGAGGCGCAGCTTCGCGACAACGAATTCTCCTATGGCCTGATGCTCCGCACCTACTTCGCCCGCATACCCCGGGTACAGGTGCGGCACCGCAGCATCTCCGACGAGGCCGACGTCCGCCGCTGGTGCGGCGAGATCACTTACCTTGCCGAGCCGGTCGTCCTCTACTTCTCGTCGCACGGAACCGCCGAGGGCCTGACCGTTGGCGGCAGCAAGCCGATCGGTGCAGATGTGCTGACGGAATGCATTCGCGACGCCGGAAACATCAAGCTCCTCCACTTCGGCACCTGCCTGGTCGCCGGCGGCGACATTCCGAAGAAGATCCACGAAGGTCTGGGAAAGGGAGCAACCTTTCCCATCTCCGGCTTCTCGCAGGCGGCCGACTGGGCCGGCAGCGCGCTGGTGGACTTTGCCTACCTCGAGTTGATCTTCACCCAGGAGATGTCACCTGCCGACGCGGCGAAGCAGGTTCGGAAGATGATGACCTTCGCCGGGGAGAAGCCGGTGGGCGGAACCATCATTCCGCCGACGGGACTGGTCGTGATTGACCCGCCGGCAAAGTAG
- a CDS encoding SMP-30/gluconolactonase/LRE family protein — protein MPTAKTARLLRLALLAPLSLGFAGCNTDSAATKAKQANAGEGTCADCCAPATKPTWTHGGLAANNTNKSMPGKLSSGTLGTIERLDPRLDKVLSQSAKMEKIVEGLDWAEGPVWDTKNNCLYFSDVPQNVVYKWDGKALTEHLRPSGFTGADPRGGEPGSNGLTLHNGSLYLCQHGDRRVAKWDAEGKAFVTVTAKYDGKRYNSPNDLCFDSKGNLFFTDPPYGLPKNVDDATKEIPYQGVYRVSPDGKVTLLTQEMTRPNGVALSPDEKTLYIAQSDPKLAIIKAFPMKDDGTLGEGKVLFDATAMVGKKKGLPDGLKVDKAGNLWATGPGGVLIIAADGTHLGTLATGEATANVAFGDDGSTLYICADMYIAKIRTDAKGW, from the coding sequence ATGCCAACCGCCAAAACCGCCCGTCTGCTTCGCCTCGCGCTTCTCGCCCCGTTGTCGCTCGGCTTTGCCGGGTGTAACACCGACTCGGCCGCTACCAAGGCCAAGCAGGCCAACGCCGGCGAAGGCACCTGCGCCGACTGCTGTGCCCCGGCTACCAAGCCCACCTGGACGCACGGCGGCCTGGCCGCCAATAACACGAACAAATCGATGCCCGGTAAGCTCTCCAGCGGCACGCTGGGGACGATCGAACGCCTCGACCCGCGGCTCGACAAGGTGCTCTCGCAGAGCGCCAAGATGGAAAAGATCGTCGAAGGCCTCGACTGGGCCGAAGGCCCGGTTTGGGACACCAAGAACAACTGCCTCTACTTCTCCGACGTCCCGCAGAATGTCGTCTACAAGTGGGACGGCAAGGCGCTCACCGAACACCTCCGCCCCAGCGGCTTCACCGGGGCCGATCCCCGTGGTGGCGAGCCCGGCTCCAACGGCCTGACCCTGCACAACGGCAGCCTGTACCTCTGCCAGCACGGCGACCGCCGGGTGGCCAAATGGGACGCCGAGGGTAAGGCTTTCGTCACCGTCACCGCCAAGTACGACGGCAAGCGATACAACAGCCCGAACGATCTCTGCTTCGACAGCAAGGGCAACCTGTTCTTCACCGATCCCCCCTACGGCCTGCCGAAAAACGTGGATGACGCCACGAAAGAAATCCCGTACCAGGGCGTCTACCGCGTGTCGCCGGACGGCAAGGTCACGCTGCTGACGCAGGAGATGACTCGGCCCAACGGCGTCGCGCTCTCGCCGGACGAAAAGACGCTTTACATCGCCCAGTCCGACCCGAAGCTGGCGATCATCAAGGCGTTCCCGATGAAGGACGACGGGACGCTCGGCGAAGGCAAGGTGCTCTTCGACGCCACCGCGATGGTCGGCAAGAAGAAGGGCCTGCCCGACGGCCTGAAGGTCGACAAAGCAGGCAACCTCTGGGCCACCGGCCCCGGCGGCGTCCTGATCATCGCCGCCGACGGCACCCACCTCGGCACCCTCGCCACCGGCGAAGCAACAGCCAACGTCGCGTTCGGCGATGACGGGTCGACGCTCTACATCTGCGCCGACATGTACATCGCGAAGATCAGGACGGATGCGAAGGGTTGGTAG
- a CDS encoding cytochrome P450 yields MTQPAASIAPIPPAAPARAPLIKGWPILGVAWHMRNDPLKVLLRAFEENPGDAVFMKLGPYKATILRNPDHIKRVFVDNAANYSKQTRGYAKARIVLGDGLVTSEGELWQRQRRIATPAFHRQRIIGFASIMTDATVAMLDGWRQRSSSAGLPMLDVFQEMMRVTLRIALHTLLGTSAEHELNELSPAVSEVLERTNDIITNPLSFPEWVPTPKHIRFRRAIDTLDRFVYSTIDRRTKEQAEGQHATDLLSMLLAARDEQTGEGMSRTLLRDEAVTILIAGHETTAIALTWALYLVAKHPAAREALEAELDRVLAGRTPTVDDLPNLKYTRAAIEEAMRLYPPAWMIGRAAIKDDTFGPYTVRGGEFVLVSPFVTHRNAKLWDHVSDFDPGRFIDGRSDALPKFAYLPFGGGLRFCVGATFAMMEATLMLATIAQQVRIEPTEDPPVTPWAMITLRPRHGVMATLKWRRG; encoded by the coding sequence ATGACCCAGCCCGCCGCCTCGATCGCCCCGATTCCTCCCGCCGCTCCCGCCCGCGCCCCACTGATCAAAGGCTGGCCGATCCTCGGCGTGGCCTGGCACATGCGGAATGATCCGCTCAAGGTGCTGCTTCGCGCTTTCGAAGAAAACCCCGGCGACGCCGTCTTCATGAAGCTCGGGCCGTACAAGGCGACCATTCTTCGCAACCCCGACCACATCAAGCGTGTCTTCGTCGACAACGCCGCCAACTATTCCAAGCAAACCCGCGGCTACGCCAAGGCCCGCATCGTGCTCGGCGACGGACTGGTGACCAGCGAAGGGGAACTCTGGCAGCGCCAACGCCGGATCGCGACCCCCGCGTTTCACCGCCAGCGCATCATCGGCTTCGCGTCGATCATGACCGATGCGACCGTCGCAATGCTGGACGGCTGGCGGCAACGCTCGTCGTCAGCAGGCCTTCCGATGCTCGACGTCTTTCAGGAGATGATGCGCGTCACGCTGCGTATCGCGCTGCACACGTTGCTGGGCACCTCCGCCGAGCACGAACTGAACGAACTCTCCCCCGCCGTTTCAGAAGTTCTGGAACGCACCAACGACATCATCACCAACCCGCTGTCGTTCCCCGAATGGGTGCCGACACCCAAGCACATCCGCTTCCGCCGGGCGATCGACACGCTCGACCGCTTCGTCTACTCCACGATCGATCGCCGCACCAAGGAGCAGGCCGAAGGCCAACACGCGACCGACCTGTTGTCGATGCTGCTGGCGGCCCGCGACGAACAGACCGGCGAAGGCATGAGCCGCACACTACTGCGGGACGAGGCGGTCACGATCCTGATCGCCGGCCACGAGACGACGGCGATCGCCCTCACGTGGGCGCTGTACCTTGTCGCCAAACACCCGGCAGCCCGGGAGGCGCTCGAAGCCGAACTCGACCGCGTCCTTGCCGGCCGCACACCCACCGTCGACGACCTTCCGAACCTCAAGTACACCCGCGCGGCGATCGAGGAGGCGATGCGGCTCTACCCCCCGGCCTGGATGATCGGCCGGGCCGCGATCAAGGACGACACCTTCGGCCCCTATACCGTTCGCGGCGGGGAGTTTGTGCTCGTCAGCCCATTCGTCACCCACCGCAACGCCAAGCTGTGGGACCACGTCAGCGACTTCGACCCAGGCCGCTTCATCGACGGCCGCAGCGACGCGTTGCCCAAGTTCGCGTACCTCCCCTTTGGCGGTGGATTGCGATTCTGCGTCGGCGCGACGTTCGCAATGATGGAAGCCACGCTCATGCTTGCCACCATCGCGCAGCAGGTGCGAATCGAGCCCACCGAAGATCCGCCGGTTACGCCCTGGGCGATGATCACGCTGCGGCCGAGGCACGGCGTGATGGCGACACTGAAGTGGCGTAGGGGTTGA